The following are encoded together in the Daucus carota subsp. sativus chromosome 5, DH1 v3.0, whole genome shotgun sequence genome:
- the LOC108222315 gene encoding purine permease 1, which yields MESSQDDKNTHQNDEQHRTSRATKSFLLFVNCILVTVGSIAGPLLMRLYYLHGGKKRWLSSWLLTAGFPLLLFPISVSFFRNRKNYSPNTALFVTPWLVMASAFLGFILGFSVYLYSIGISYLPVSVYSLLCTSQLAFTAIFAFLIVRHKFTHYSINAIVLMILGSAILGLRMDGDRPNGVSDDKYMFGFFMTIVGAAIHGFMLPAVEYTHLKAGVPVTTNIVMQIQFLIMMFATSFCTVPMIINKDFQGIAQESEEFELGARKYFMIIVFAGLALQMNVLGSLGVIFCSSSLFGGILTASLVPIQQLCAVIFIGENFTAENGIALAMCLWAFVSYFYGQYKINQKRKKVSINQEEEQEVV from the exons ATGGAATCATCACAGGATGACAAAAACACACACCAAAACGATGAGCAGCACAGGACTAGCAGAGCTACGAAATCGTTTCTTTTATTTGTAAATTGCATTTTAGTCACAGTTGGTTCAATAGCTGGTCCGCTTCTCATGAGGCTCTACTATTTGCATGGTGGGAAGAAGAGATGGCTCAGCTCTTGGTTGCTCACCGCAGGCTTTCCACTTCTACTTTTCCCGATTTCCGTCTCGTTTTTCAGAAATCGCAAAAATTATTCTCCAAATACCGCACTCTTTGTCACGCCATGGCTCGTTATGGCCAGTGCATTTCTAGGTTTCATACTAGGCTTCTCGGTCTACTTATATTCAATCGGCATTTCTTACCTCCCTGTCTCTGTTTACTCTCTGTTATGCACAAGTCAGCTTGCTTTTACAGCGATTTTTGCGTTTTTGATTGTGAGACATAAGTTCACACATTACTCTATAAATGCTATTGTTCTGATGATTCTTGGATCGGCAATTCTGGGATTACGTATGGATGGAGATCGTCCTAATGGCGTATCGGATGATAAATATATGTTTGGGTTCTTTATGACAATTGTGGGAGCTGCAATTCATGGATTCATGTTGCCTGCTGTTGAGTACACTCATTTGAAAGCTGGAGTTCCTGTAACAACTAATATTGTCATGCAAATTCAGTTTCTTATAATGATGTTTGCGACGTCGTTCTGCACTGTTCCTATGATCATTAACAAGGATTTCCAG GGAATAGCCCAAGAGTCTGAAGAATTTGAGCTGGGAGCAAGAAAGTATTTCATGATAATAGTTTTCGCGGGACTGGCCTTACAAATGAATGTTCTGGGTAGCCTTGGTGTGATCTTCTGCTCTTCGTCTCTGTTTGGCGGCATTTTAACGGCTTCTCTGGTTCCGATTCAACAACTATGTGCTGTAATTTTCATAGGCGAGAATTTCACAGCTGAAAATGGGATTGCCTTGGCCATGTGCCTCTGGGCTTTTGTTTCTTACTTTTACGGACAgtacaaaattaatcaaaagagAAAGAAAGTATCGATTAATcaagaagaagaacaagaagtaGTCTGA